CTGGTGTCAgtgctgaggtgtgtgtgtgtgtgtgtgtgtttctgtgtcagtgtgtgtgtgtgtgtgtgtgtgtgtgtgtgtgtgtgtgtgtgtgtgtgtgtgtgtgtgtgtgtgtgtgtttgtgtgtgtgtgtgtgtgtgtgtgtgtgtgtgtgtgtgtgtgtgtgtgtcagtgtgtgggtttgcagtgtgtgtgtgtgtgtgtgtgggtttgcagtgtgtgtgtgtgtgtgtgtgtgtgtgtgtgtgtgtgtgtgtgtgtgtgtgtgtgtttctgtgtcagtgtgtgggtttgcagtgtgtatgtgtgtgtgtgtgtgtgtgtgtgtgtgtgtgtgtgtgtgtgtgtgtgtgtgtttctgtgtcagtgtgtgggtttgcagtgtgtgtgtgtgtgtgtgtgtgtgtgtgtgtgtgtgtgtgtgtgtgtgtgtgtgtgtgtgtgtgtgtgtttctgtgtcagtgtgtgggtttgcagtgtgtcagtgtgtgtgtgtgtgtgtgtgtgtgtgtgtgtgtgtgtgtgtgtgtgtgaatatcagTGTgtattggcatgttttgttatttgaTAGTTTCATGTCTTATTTGCTGTCTTATATCAGAGAGGGACGAGCTcatcaaaggtttttctttatctttttAATAAGATATCAAAATCAAATTCATAGAATTAATCATCAACTCCACTCAAGAAAATCACAACAACAATACTACGTTCAACATTCATAACTTTTACGTTCAACATTTACATGAGTAAAAGATTGTAAGGATAAAAAAACTACATTTCATCAGAAATCCAGATGTCCAGGAAAGCGAATCATCACAACCACCGGTGAAAGTGTCTGTAAGTGAGCGTCATGGTGCCtctgagcagtgagcacacgcatgTTCATCTGCACACGCAGTGGAGAGACTGAGACTGACTGGCAatgttttcactctctctctctctctgggggcaGAGAGGGGTTACCTCTGACGCGGATGAGTCATTAACAGCTAGCTCTTCCCCTTTTCCTAAACCAACTCAGGATATTTTTTCCTCTGTGTTGATTGGCTGATGACGAAGAGAGGGGATCAAATTACCTCCCTGAGTCAATGCTGCAGCCCCAGACGAGAAACAGCTGGATTTATCCTGCTCAATGAGCAAATTGTATGAGTGAGAGAAACTTCCTGTGTCTTAGTTGCTGAAGGCCAAGTCAATCCAGGACTGACTCCACAGTCACACTGCACACTCTACTGTAGCCTCAAGGGCTGATCCATGTTCGGGCCCTCCCCACAGCCTGGCAATGTCCGtgatcccctctccctcctgggGGAAGCTTGGGGACGGGGAGGTCTCCGGGGTGTGCAGCTGGAGCTCAGGCGGGCCGCAGGATGACTCCTCTGTGTAGATCTGTAGAAAGAGCAGAGCCGAGAGGAGCAGTAGCCAACGGCGTGCGGAGTCAGGTTCTTCCCGGGGCAGGACTCTTCTCACCAGGGGAGGGTAGAGCACCCTGGGTGGCCTGCGTCCTCGGGGCCGGAGAGACGCCGGCCGGTATGTCCCCCCAGCTGCAGCAGGGGCTCCTAAGGGCCCGACGGGAACACTTTGCCAGGAAGTAGCTTGGCTCTCTGAACTGGAGGCACACATTGTGAAGCGAGAGCGGGTCTCTCTTGTAGAGTTGGTCTCTTCTGTCTTTGCCTGTCGGATTTTGCTCTGCCTGTCCTCTCTCTCGCTTGTTTTTTCTCCGGCAATAAAATCAATCACTCTCTCAAGTAAAACTGACAGTGTTTTACCCTGGTTTCTCTGAAGTTTGACTCAGTTGATTATATTATTATCGCTATAAATTTCAGTTAAACCTCCTTGTATTTCACCTTATGTCTCTGACTCCCTCTTCATCTCTTTCTGCACTTAGTGCCTTTCCTCTTGATAGTCTTCCACAGAATGTATTTAAGTAGTTGAACAATGGGCGTAGCCTGTTCTCCTGCAGCCAGGTAACCCGCCTAAACTATATTTAGACAGGCAAAAACACCCTAACCTGCATTCCAATGGTGAGGTGACTCAGAGGTTGATATAAATTATGTGATAAGAAGCTGTTATAATTAATAAGATGTTTTACGTTTTATAatcagtcaatcaaatgtatttataaagcccttcttacatcagctgatgtcacaaagtgctgtacagaaactcagtctaaaatccccaaacagcaagcaatgcaggtgtagaagcacggtggctaggaaaaaaacccctagaaaggccagaacctaggaaagaaacctagagaggaaccaggctatgtggggtggccagtcctcttctggctgtgccgggtggagattataacagaacatggccaagatgttcaactgttcatagatgaccagcagggtcaaataataataattataattatactTGTATGAAGAAGATTCATACATCGTGATTTCTTCAATCATTCTGATTGACCCCCTTCTTAATTAAAGGAACAATGAATTTGGAAAAATAAGTCGAAAATCTAGTAGGAAAGCGTTAAATAAAGGTCCTGAACTGTAGATGTTTGCTCTTGGAAGGCAGGATGTTTACTAGCATGTTATTAACATTTGTGGTCTGGCCTATTTACACTtgctttgttttgtttgttttggaggGGTGCTCTATCCCCGCAGCCGCCCTCTTAAGATAACTGATTTATTGCCATACCAACTGAAGTTGCTAGGGAACTACTCTGGGTTCCATTTTTAGGCTCTCAGAACCCCAGCCCTTATGATTTTGTCCATTGAAATGTTCAGGTTTTCCCCATTTCCTCTATTTTACTCTCTGTTTGTACTTAAATCATTACACATGGACTGGAAATGGAAGATACTGTGGTAACATAGTGTGGAGACTTATGGCTGAGTTGCCTCCATTTGACGACAACAAT
The genomic region above belongs to Oncorhynchus mykiss isolate Arlee chromosome 6, USDA_OmykA_1.1, whole genome shotgun sequence and contains:
- the LOC110525004 gene encoding radiation-inducible immediate-early gene IEX-1 — protein: MCASSSESQATSWQSVPVGPLGAPAAAGGTYRPASLRPRGRRPPRVLYPPLVRRVLPREEPDSARRWLLLLSALLFLQIYTEESSCGPPELQLHTPETSPSPSFPQEGEGITDIARLWGGPEHGSALEATVECAV